A single Arachnia propionica DNA region contains:
- the deoC gene encoding deoxyribose-phosphate aldolase: MNLTVAEYAKHFDMALHLQSSTEEDIRAHARAARSAGVAACYTNSFWTPVVAEELRGSDVRVGTAISFPYGCTSTDMKFAEIEEGLRLGATAVDMVVNIGRLREGDDEFTRREVEGLVERTRGTALSKVIFEVCFLTDEEIARLTRICSDAGVDYVKTATGSQGFPTEAQVQVMRDNITNDNTKLKVSGVPRTFTMPATLWMIEQLGVSLIGTRSAASLVQQYAAHLGTN; the protein is encoded by the coding sequence ATGAATCTGACAGTGGCGGAGTACGCCAAACACTTCGACATGGCGCTGCATCTGCAGAGCTCCACGGAGGAGGACATCCGGGCCCATGCGCGGGCCGCCAGGTCGGCCGGGGTGGCTGCCTGCTACACGAACTCCTTCTGGACGCCCGTGGTGGCGGAGGAACTCCGGGGCTCGGACGTCAGGGTCGGCACCGCGATCTCCTTCCCCTACGGGTGCACCTCAACCGACATGAAGTTCGCCGAGATCGAGGAGGGCCTCCGTCTCGGGGCCACGGCGGTCGACATGGTGGTCAACATCGGGCGGTTGCGTGAGGGCGACGACGAGTTCACGCGACGCGAGGTGGAGGGGCTCGTGGAACGGACGAGGGGAACCGCCCTGTCGAAGGTCATCTTCGAGGTCTGCTTCCTCACCGACGAGGAGATCGCGAGGCTCACCAGGATCTGCAGCGACGCGGGCGTCGACTACGTCAAGACCGCGACGGGATCGCAGGGATTCCCCACGGAGGCCCAGGTGCAGGTGATGCGAGACAACATCACCAACGACAACACGAAACTGAAGGTCTCCGGGGTCCCCAGGACCTTCACCATGCCCGCGACCCTGTGGATGATCGAGCAGCTCGGTGTCTCGCTGATCGGCACCCGGTCGGCCGCGAGCCTCGTCCAGCAGTACGCCGCCCACCTGGGCACCAACTGA
- a CDS encoding xylulokinase — MSDFLVGIDAGTTGCKSIVFDLDGNVLGQDYREYPCVYPGPGLVEQRYEDIIPPLTDSCRAAVAASGVSPEEIRAVAFSSQAPLLALVDAEGNLIRDFLSWQDLRGAPYIPKLREAYGAERFYLETGDPLGTNSAAPKWAWLRDNEPENWARTEWFLSEQEFLLKEWGADGYWTDLSSASREGMLDVDSMQWSREIHDLIGVPVEKRAHPVTSPGKVVGRIGKDIARRAGLAEGTLLCLGAHDQNCSTFGGGAVRGGDCVMVMGTFGSCYVVMDEPLRDPARKLVVKPNHGMGNWTIEAFSNTSASSLRWYRDTFCHEECAAGEVAGVDPYDIITSQARRSPVGANGVTFLPYLAGASGARQNPQARANINGMALATTKGDVARAVLEGICFEMRDILDAQAAAGIEAGTIRLVGGAAKSALWSQMLADVLQRPIEILRTSEAGCLGAAMYAGVGAGLYSSCEEAAARAVAVVGRFDPDPAAGAAYDQAFKRFVDLYESLDTGVF, encoded by the coding sequence ATGTCTGACTTCCTCGTCGGCATCGATGCCGGTACCACGGGCTGCAAATCCATCGTCTTCGACCTCGACGGCAACGTCCTCGGCCAGGACTACCGGGAGTATCCGTGCGTCTACCCCGGGCCCGGGCTCGTAGAACAGCGCTACGAGGACATCATTCCCCCGCTGACGGACTCCTGCCGGGCGGCCGTCGCCGCATCCGGTGTCTCCCCGGAGGAGATCCGGGCGGTCGCGTTCTCGTCGCAGGCGCCGCTGCTGGCGCTGGTCGACGCCGAGGGCAACCTCATCCGCGACTTCCTGTCCTGGCAGGATCTGCGGGGCGCGCCATACATTCCGAAGCTGCGGGAGGCCTACGGTGCCGAACGTTTCTACCTCGAGACCGGGGACCCGCTCGGGACGAACAGCGCCGCCCCGAAATGGGCGTGGCTGCGCGACAACGAACCCGAGAACTGGGCGCGCACCGAATGGTTCCTCTCCGAGCAGGAGTTCCTCCTGAAGGAGTGGGGCGCCGACGGATACTGGACCGACCTGTCGTCGGCGTCGCGGGAGGGCATGCTCGACGTCGACTCGATGCAGTGGTCGCGGGAGATCCACGACCTGATCGGCGTGCCCGTCGAGAAACGAGCCCACCCCGTCACATCCCCGGGCAAGGTCGTGGGGAGGATCGGCAAGGACATCGCGCGCCGCGCTGGCCTGGCGGAAGGCACCCTGCTGTGCTTGGGCGCCCACGACCAGAACTGCTCCACCTTCGGGGGAGGCGCCGTCAGGGGAGGCGACTGCGTGATGGTGATGGGGACCTTCGGTTCCTGCTACGTGGTCATGGACGAGCCGCTGCGTGACCCGGCGCGGAAACTGGTGGTCAAACCCAACCACGGCATGGGGAACTGGACCATCGAGGCGTTCTCGAACACCTCCGCGTCTTCCTTGCGCTGGTACCGGGACACGTTCTGCCACGAGGAGTGCGCGGCCGGTGAGGTGGCCGGGGTCGATCCCTACGACATCATCACCTCCCAGGCCCGGAGGTCGCCCGTGGGGGCCAACGGTGTCACGTTCCTGCCGTACCTGGCGGGTGCCTCCGGGGCGCGTCAGAACCCGCAGGCGCGGGCCAACATCAACGGCATGGCGCTCGCCACCACCAAGGGCGACGTCGCCCGTGCCGTCCTGGAGGGAATCTGCTTCGAGATGCGCGACATCCTCGACGCCCAGGCCGCCGCCGGGATCGAGGCCGGGACGATCAGGCTCGTGGGTGGCGCGGCGAAGTCTGCCCTGTGGTCCCAGATGCTCGCTGACGTCCTTCAACGGCCGATCGAGATCCTGCGCACCTCGGAGGCCGGTTGCCTCGGGGCCGCGATGTACGCCGGGGTGGGGGCGGGGCTGTACTCGTCCTGCGAGGAGGCGGCGGCGCGGGCCGTCGCGGTCGTCGGCAGGTTCGATCCCGACCCGGCGGCCGGGGCCGCCTATGACCAGGCGTTCAAACGTTTCGTGGATCTCTACGAGAGCCTGGACACGGGCGTCTTCTGA
- a CDS encoding GntR family transcriptional regulator, with protein sequence MDAKSLDRNSPVPLYVQIEDFIRHEIATGSWKPGERIPSEAALNAALGVSRMTVRGVLNGLVSDGLLQRVPGKGTFVTHQKIATLPPAYKGVREQLEQMGFATTTELVSIRRTIPGKAIRDGLGIAPSTPVHEVVRRRSVDSHPVSLHRSFVPVHLAPELEHDDVLGEQLCVILENKYGLRSSYTGEQLEAVAATKEEADLLGLRPGAPLLLLQDTISEASGRVFEFSKILFRGDRIKLHFDYRS encoded by the coding sequence ATGGACGCCAAGTCTCTGGACCGCAATTCCCCCGTCCCGCTCTACGTGCAGATAGAGGATTTCATCCGACACGAGATCGCCACCGGGTCCTGGAAACCCGGGGAGCGGATTCCCTCGGAGGCCGCCCTCAACGCCGCCCTCGGGGTTTCCCGGATGACCGTGCGGGGGGTGCTGAACGGGCTGGTCAGTGACGGTCTCCTCCAGCGCGTCCCCGGGAAGGGCACCTTCGTCACCCACCAGAAGATCGCGACGCTCCCCCCGGCCTACAAAGGTGTCCGGGAACAGTTGGAGCAGATGGGCTTCGCCACCACCACGGAACTCGTCAGCATCCGCAGGACCATTCCGGGCAAGGCCATCCGCGACGGGTTGGGGATCGCCCCCTCCACCCCTGTCCACGAGGTCGTGCGCCGGCGTTCCGTCGACTCCCACCCGGTGAGCCTCCACCGCTCCTTCGTACCCGTCCACCTCGCGCCGGAACTGGAACACGACGACGTCCTGGGCGAGCAGCTGTGCGTGATATTGGAGAACAAATACGGGCTGCGCTCCTCATACACCGGGGAGCAACTCGAGGCCGTGGCCGCCACGAAGGAGGAGGCGGATCTCCTGGGTCTGCGTCCGGGGGCTCCGCTGCTGCTGTTGCAGGACACGATCTCGGAGGCCTCCGGGAGGGTTTTCGAGTTTTCGAAGATCCTGTTCCGCGGCGACAGGATCAAACTCCACTTCGACTACAGGTCGTGA
- a CDS encoding lipoyl protein ligase domain-containing protein, producing the protein MHGEYKVPDGKLVAVDLDVVDGKLSQVVVSGDFFLEPDESLDDIVRALTGLPHTSSVADLAAAINSCLPKDARLLGFSPEAVGIAVRRALGHATNWDDHTFDVIGPVTLDPRLHVALDEVLAARMARGEIGPSLRIWDWDQPLVVIGSFQSYRNEIDEEGRERHGINVVRRITGGGAMFMEPGNCVTYSLLVPGSLVEGLSFERSYEFLDQWVMGALAELGVMARYVPLNDIASDKGKIAGAAQRRLTSGVVLHHVTMAYDIDADKMLQVLRIGREKLSDKGTKSANKRVDPLRSQTQLPRDQIIDSFLKHFESRYSTRRRNYTDDELAAAAELVEKKFATPEWTRRIP; encoded by the coding sequence ATGCATGGCGAGTACAAGGTGCCGGACGGAAAACTGGTGGCGGTCGATCTCGATGTGGTCGACGGGAAACTATCCCAGGTGGTGGTCTCCGGGGATTTCTTCCTGGAACCTGACGAATCCCTCGACGACATCGTCCGGGCGCTGACCGGCCTGCCCCACACCTCCTCGGTCGCCGACCTGGCCGCAGCCATCAACTCCTGCCTGCCGAAGGACGCGCGACTGCTCGGTTTCTCCCCAGAAGCCGTTGGCATCGCGGTGCGGCGCGCACTGGGGCACGCCACGAACTGGGACGACCACACCTTCGACGTCATCGGTCCGGTCACCCTCGATCCGCGCCTGCACGTCGCCCTCGACGAGGTGCTGGCGGCGCGCATGGCCCGCGGCGAGATCGGGCCGTCGCTTCGGATCTGGGACTGGGACCAGCCCCTGGTGGTGATCGGTTCCTTCCAGAGCTACCGCAACGAGATCGACGAGGAGGGCCGCGAACGCCACGGCATCAACGTGGTGCGGCGCATCACGGGCGGTGGCGCGATGTTCATGGAGCCGGGCAACTGCGTCACCTATTCGCTGCTGGTCCCGGGATCCCTGGTGGAGGGCCTGAGCTTCGAGCGCAGCTACGAGTTCCTCGACCAGTGGGTGATGGGAGCTCTTGCAGAACTGGGGGTGATGGCCCGCTACGTGCCGCTGAACGACATCGCCTCCGACAAGGGCAAAATCGCGGGCGCGGCGCAACGCCGGCTGACCAGCGGCGTGGTGCTGCACCACGTGACGATGGCCTACGACATCGATGCCGACAAGATGCTCCAGGTGCTGCGGATCGGGAGGGAGAAGCTGTCGGACAAGGGAACGAAATCGGCGAACAAGCGCGTCGACCCGCTGCGTTCGCAAACCCAGCTGCCCCGCGACCAGATCATTGACTCCTTCCTGAAACACTTCGAGTCGCGCTACTCCACCCGTCGCCGCAACTACACCGACGACGAACTCGCGGCTGCCGCGGAACTGGTGGAGAAGAAGTTCGCCACCCCGGAGTGGACCCGGCGCATTCCCTGA
- a CDS encoding DUF3060 domain-containing protein has protein sequence MKTNLIRIALAAAAVTALGLSACSAGAENKPAGNTQAVSTTQDANKNTPSPGNVATASNGGDANTTASSDGSGNKSGSKDKGDSDDKPCVGNPNVSSSNGVVTLSGHCDTINITGSGNQVTFESADKVILSGGSNVVVGQELDDVEITSSGNSVTVADDLDEVTVSGSGNTVSSQGVEKKKDTGSGNTIS, from the coding sequence ATGAAGACCAATCTGATCCGTATCGCCCTCGCCGCGGCCGCCGTGACGGCCCTGGGGCTGAGTGCTTGCTCCGCAGGCGCCGAGAACAAACCCGCCGGGAACACTCAGGCGGTTTCGACCACCCAGGATGCCAACAAAAACACCCCGTCCCCCGGGAACGTGGCCACCGCCAGCAACGGGGGCGACGCGAACACCACCGCGAGCTCAGACGGCTCCGGCAACAAGAGCGGCTCCAAGGACAAGGGCGACAGCGATGACAAACCCTGCGTCGGGAACCCGAACGTTTCCTCCAGCAACGGTGTGGTGACCCTCAGCGGGCATTGCGACACCATCAATATCACCGGCAGCGGCAACCAGGTCACCTTCGAGTCCGCCGACAAGGTGATCCTCTCCGGAGGCAGCAATGTCGTCGTCGGCCAGGAACTCGACGACGTGGAGATCACCTCCAGCGGCAACAGTGTCACCGTGGCCGACGACCTCGACGAGGTCACGGTCAGCGGTAGCGGCAACACCGTCTCCTCCCAGGGCGTCGAGAAGAAGAAGGACACGGGCAGCGGCAACACCATCTCGTGA
- a CDS encoding response regulator transcription factor, whose product MSSVLVVDDDPMIRDHLARTLERAGFVAFTAADGVAALDVVGKQHPDLIVLDVLMPRADGREVLARLRRGGDWTPVILLTGVGQSGTRADALEKGADDYLNKPFDPAELVARIRAVLRRGQLGRTLTHASRIRGGGLELDRLAKTVTARGQAVQLTPKALALLEYLMVHHGETFSRDHLLEQVWGVEFAITTRAVDHRVAELRKVLGARGLEVIDTVQGVGYRFHPEVRAA is encoded by the coding sequence GTGAGCTCGGTCCTGGTCGTCGATGACGACCCCATGATCCGCGACCACCTCGCCCGCACCCTGGAACGGGCGGGGTTCGTCGCGTTCACCGCCGCTGACGGCGTGGCGGCCCTCGATGTGGTCGGCAAACAGCACCCCGACCTGATCGTCCTGGATGTGTTGATGCCGCGTGCCGATGGGCGGGAGGTGTTGGCCAGGCTGCGCAGGGGAGGGGACTGGACCCCCGTGATCCTGCTGACCGGCGTCGGGCAGTCCGGAACCCGCGCCGACGCCCTTGAGAAAGGGGCCGACGACTACCTCAACAAGCCCTTCGACCCCGCCGAGCTGGTGGCCCGGATCCGGGCGGTCCTGCGGCGGGGCCAGCTGGGCCGGACCCTCACCCACGCCTCGCGCATCCGGGGAGGCGGCCTGGAACTCGACCGGCTGGCCAAGACGGTCACCGCGCGGGGCCAAGCGGTGCAGTTGACCCCGAAGGCCCTCGCTCTGCTGGAGTACCTCATGGTCCACCACGGTGAGACCTTCAGCCGCGACCACCTTCTGGAACAGGTCTGGGGGGTGGAGTTCGCGATCACAACCCGTGCCGTCGATCATCGCGTCGCCGAGCTCCGCAAGGTGCTGGGGGCGCGGGGACTCGAGGTCATAGACACCGTCCAGGGTGTCGGGTACCGCTTCCATCCCGAGGTGAGAGCCGCGTGA
- a CDS encoding sensor histidine kinase, with translation MRKPVWVWAVAVVGALAAAGMRIAGETQMFKVGVELWALPLLAGLLVPAVVMLAGWRRGRNARAVKEAVEGVKAEAREAHRTFVGRLDHELKNPLMALRVGLGEVRDPVLAESMRVQVDRLASLVAELRKISEIDSYPVADEPVDVSEVVSEVIETVVPGDREMVVAFPRAPRPLPPVRGDRDLVFLAIYNVVSNAVKYSSPGATLEVRGMEERGYVVVDVSDTGRGIPASEVDQVWGELARSKEVRHIPGNGLGLPMVAAVLRRLGGSCELSSIQGRGTTVRMRLPLL, from the coding sequence GTGAGAAAACCGGTCTGGGTCTGGGCGGTCGCCGTGGTTGGGGCGCTCGCCGCCGCCGGGATGCGGATCGCCGGGGAAACCCAGATGTTCAAGGTGGGCGTCGAGCTGTGGGCGCTGCCCCTGCTGGCTGGGCTGCTCGTGCCGGCGGTGGTGATGCTTGCCGGGTGGCGTCGCGGCAGGAACGCCCGGGCCGTCAAGGAGGCGGTGGAGGGTGTCAAGGCGGAGGCGCGGGAGGCCCACCGCACCTTCGTGGGGCGTCTCGACCATGAACTGAAGAACCCCCTCATGGCGCTGCGCGTGGGGCTCGGTGAGGTGCGGGATCCGGTGCTCGCGGAGTCGATGCGGGTGCAGGTGGACCGGTTGGCGTCGCTGGTGGCGGAGCTCCGCAAGATCAGCGAGATCGACTCCTACCCGGTGGCCGACGAGCCGGTGGACGTGTCGGAGGTGGTCTCCGAGGTGATCGAGACGGTGGTGCCCGGTGACCGCGAGATGGTGGTGGCCTTCCCTCGGGCCCCGCGCCCCCTGCCCCCAGTGCGCGGCGACCGCGACCTGGTGTTCCTGGCCATCTACAACGTGGTGAGCAACGCCGTGAAGTACTCCTCGCCGGGGGCGACGCTGGAGGTGCGCGGCATGGAGGAGCGCGGGTACGTGGTGGTGGACGTCTCCGACACGGGGCGTGGCATCCCGGCCTCCGAGGTGGACCAGGTCTGGGGTGAGCTGGCTCGTTCCAAGGAGGTCCGGCACATTCCCGGCAACGGTCTGGGGTTGCCGATGGTGGCGGCGGTGCTGCGCAGGCTCGGCGGCTCCTGCGAACTGAGCTCCATCCAAGGCCGGGGAACCACGGTCAGAATGCGCCTGCCTCTGCTCTGA
- a CDS encoding amino acid ABC transporter ATP-binding protein, with protein sequence MAGLKPTRADDHAGPVLEMQGVVKRFGRNVVLRGLDLSVGSREVVVLLGASGSGKSTLLRTANLLERVDDGRIFLAGTDITDPRIDVDSVRARIGVVFQHYNLFPHLSVLDNITLAARKVHGVERGAAEARGRELLERIGLSDKARAFPDRLSGGQQQRVAIVRAIATNPELLLLDEITSALDPVLVGEVLDLVLDLKRADSTILMATHEIGFARSAADRVVFLERGQIIEQGPPERVIDDPQESATKDFLARVLR encoded by the coding sequence ATGGCCGGGCTGAAACCAACCCGGGCCGACGACCACGCCGGACCGGTACTGGAGATGCAGGGGGTGGTCAAACGGTTCGGCCGCAACGTGGTGCTGCGCGGCCTCGACCTGAGCGTCGGCAGCCGCGAGGTGGTGGTGCTGCTGGGCGCATCGGGGTCGGGCAAGTCGACACTGCTGCGCACCGCGAACCTGCTGGAACGGGTCGACGACGGCCGGATCTTCCTGGCCGGGACCGACATCACCGACCCGCGCATCGACGTCGATTCGGTGCGCGCCCGGATCGGAGTGGTGTTCCAGCACTACAACCTGTTCCCCCACCTGAGCGTGTTGGACAACATCACCCTGGCAGCCCGGAAGGTGCACGGTGTCGAACGCGGCGCCGCCGAGGCGCGGGGCAGGGAGCTGCTGGAACGGATCGGGTTGAGCGACAAGGCCCGCGCCTTCCCCGACCGACTCTCCGGCGGCCAGCAGCAGCGGGTCGCGATCGTGCGGGCAATCGCCACCAACCCGGAGTTGCTGCTGCTCGACGAGATCACATCCGCCCTGGATCCGGTGCTGGTCGGGGAGGTCCTGGATCTGGTTCTGGACCTGAAACGAGCCGACTCCACGATCCTGATGGCCACCCACGAAATCGGGTTCGCCCGTTCCGCCGCCGACCGGGTGGTTTTCCTGGAGCGTGGGCAAATCATCGAGCAGGGTCCCCCGGAACGGGTGATAGATGACCCACAGGAGTCCGCCACCAAGGACTTCCTGGCCCGGGTGTTGCGCTGA
- a CDS encoding amino acid ABC transporter permease codes for MNETVDDFEVVSDIELGRRRYRRRQTIRSVLISAVSTVVFAVVIWLVLENSPGWQVTRETFFSAHYFAATLPEVAVGLWLNVQILFFAVIGVAVLAVILAVLRSLRGPVFFPLRFFAAAYTDLFRGMPFLIVLYLIGFGIPALNPTTRIPAALLGTVALVLTYSSYVAEVLRAGLEAVHPSQRFAARSLGLSHGQTLRYVVIPQAIRKVTPALMNDFISMQKDVGLISVLGAVDAIRAAQIQQATTYNFTSYVVAGLLFVAFSWPFIRLSDWYTARLREREQTGGTV; via the coding sequence ATGAACGAAACGGTCGACGACTTTGAAGTCGTCAGCGACATCGAGCTCGGGCGACGCCGGTACCGTCGACGGCAGACGATCCGCTCGGTGCTGATCTCGGCGGTCTCCACCGTCGTGTTCGCGGTGGTGATCTGGCTGGTCCTGGAGAACTCGCCCGGCTGGCAGGTCACCCGGGAAACCTTCTTCTCGGCGCACTACTTCGCTGCCACACTTCCCGAAGTCGCCGTGGGTTTGTGGCTGAACGTCCAGATCCTGTTCTTCGCCGTCATCGGAGTCGCCGTCCTGGCGGTGATCCTGGCCGTGCTGAGATCGCTGCGAGGCCCGGTGTTCTTCCCGCTGCGGTTCTTCGCCGCCGCCTACACGGATCTGTTCCGCGGCATGCCGTTCCTGATCGTGCTGTACCTGATCGGTTTCGGCATCCCGGCCCTGAACCCGACCACGCGCATCCCGGCGGCGCTGCTCGGTACGGTGGCGCTTGTCCTGACCTACTCGTCCTATGTGGCGGAGGTGCTGCGCGCCGGGTTGGAGGCGGTGCATCCCTCGCAGCGGTTCGCGGCCCGGTCCCTGGGGCTGAGCCACGGCCAGACCCTGCGTTACGTCGTGATCCCGCAGGCGATCCGGAAGGTTACACCGGCGCTGATGAACGACTTCATCTCCATGCAGAAGGACGTCGGCCTGATCTCCGTGCTGGGCGCCGTGGACGCCATCCGCGCCGCGCAGATCCAACAGGCGACTACCTACAACTTCACCTCCTACGTGGTGGCGGGCCTGTTGTTCGTGGCCTTCAGCTGGCCGTTCATCCGGCTCTCGGACTGGTACACCGCCCGGCTGCGTGAACGCGAACAGACAGGAGGAACGGTCTGA
- a CDS encoding ABC transporter substrate-binding protein, producing the protein MALPLSRRAALFALGSTVLLGSCTIASDGKNTPNSASASEGALKTVTPGKLTIATGEPAYSPWVENNDPASGKGFEAAVAYAVAGKLGFANADVVWVRSTFDAAVAPGAKDWDFNLQQFSITEERRNAVDFSSPYYTTAQAVVTLKGSPVSGATTVAELKSALLGAQTGTTSHRMLTETVAPTTAPSVFNNSQDTVQALKGGQVDAIVVDLPTALYLVAAELDGGVVVGQFADTSGGDQFGLVLPKGSPLTAAVTGAVDALRADGTLDSLTKTWLSETVNVPVLS; encoded by the coding sequence ATGGCCCTCCCCCTCAGCCGCCGCGCCGCGCTCTTCGCGCTCGGCAGCACCGTCCTACTCGGTTCCTGCACGATCGCCAGCGACGGGAAGAACACCCCCAACAGCGCATCGGCCTCCGAGGGGGCGCTGAAAACCGTCACCCCGGGCAAGTTGACCATCGCCACCGGCGAACCCGCCTACTCCCCGTGGGTGGAGAACAACGATCCCGCGTCCGGCAAGGGTTTCGAGGCCGCCGTCGCCTACGCCGTCGCGGGAAAACTCGGTTTCGCCAACGCGGACGTGGTGTGGGTGCGCAGCACCTTCGATGCCGCGGTCGCTCCCGGCGCCAAGGACTGGGACTTCAACCTGCAGCAGTTCTCCATCACCGAGGAGCGCCGGAACGCCGTCGATTTCTCCTCCCCCTACTACACCACCGCGCAGGCCGTGGTGACCCTGAAGGGTTCCCCGGTATCCGGGGCCACCACCGTCGCCGAGCTCAAGAGCGCCCTGCTGGGAGCGCAGACCGGAACCACCAGTCACAGGATGCTCACCGAAACGGTGGCACCCACCACCGCCCCGTCGGTCTTCAACAACTCGCAGGACACGGTGCAGGCCCTCAAGGGCGGCCAGGTGGACGCCATCGTGGTTGACCTCCCGACGGCGCTGTACCTGGTGGCCGCCGAGCTGGACGGCGGTGTGGTGGTCGGCCAGTTCGCCGACACCTCGGGCGGCGACCAGTTCGGTCTGGTACTGCCGAAAGGTTCCCCGCTCACCGCGGCTGTCACGGGCGCGGTCGACGCCCTCCGCGCGGACGGCACCCTCGATTCCCTGACCAAAACCTGGCTGTCCGAAACCGTCAACGTCCCGGTCCTGAGCTGA